GGCGAAATCCATGTGGTTACGTATGGCGATTTTACCATTTATTATGGGCGTTCTTTTGGGCGCGAAAGAAGTCGGCAGTATCAACGAATTTATCTACAAACTCAGCCCTGCGACTTGGCTTTATCAATTTTATTACCTCAAATACCTCTTTATTATCCTTCCGGCTACAGTTGTCGGCGAGTGGATTATTGCTGATAGGTCGTTGGCCGACAAACCCAGGATGCGGCGGTCTCAACTAGCGTTACAAGGTTCGCTCTGTGCCATTCTCATTGGGCTGAATGTCTTCAATCTCTATATGCGTTATCTCGATATCAATATCGGACTTACCCTGATGTTGATCTTTTCACTATGCTTCTGTTCAGATGTTTTTCGGAAGGGCGAAGTACTGACACTACAGGCAAAAATGGCTGTGCTCGGAAGCTATCTGCTTTTTTTAGGACTGATCTTCGAAGCGTATGAGGGGGGAATAAAAAAGGATTATTCCACATACAGCTATTATTTTGTCTCTACGGGCTTAGCCTGTTATGCGCTAACAATGTTGTGTTGTATCGAGAAACTTGCTTTTGGAAAATCGCTGTTTCGAGGTATAGCACTGGTTGGTAAAAATCCGATGGTCGCCTATACCGCAGGAAATCTAGTGTTGATCCCACTTTTGGCGCTTACGGGACTACAGAGCGCTCTTGATCAGATGGGGGCACAGGGTGTTTTTGGGGGAGTGATGCGAGGTGTATTATTCACTGGAATCGTGGCGCTGT
The genomic region above belongs to Sphingobacterium zeae and contains:
- a CDS encoding DUF5009 domain-containing protein — its product is MCCRGIAILLMVLSSSISFGNLPAWMYHAQVPPPKHVFDPSIAGITWVDLVFPIFLFTMGAAIPLAMRKKVANLNAWRIVSTIFKRFVALFFFALFSFYMRAWVMSGEPAASQYLLSIVGFVLLFALYADLTSYLPMRTARLVHVAALLLSVGMLYLLYAQTDKFTLQKTDIIILVLANMALFGTLWWWLTAKSMWLRMAILPFIMGVLLGAKEVGSINEFIYKLSPATWLYQFYYLKYLFIILPATVVGEWIIADRSLADKPRMRRSQLALQGSLCAILIGLNVFNLYMRYLDINIGLTLMLIFSLCFCSDVFRKGEVLTLQAKMAVLGSYLLFLGLIFEAYEGGIKKDYSTYSYYFVSTGLACYALTMLCCIEKLAFGKSLFRGIALVGKNPMVAYTAGNLVLIPLLALTGLQSALDQMGAQGVFGGVMRGVLFTGIVALLTIVSSRLKLYWKS